From Planococcus halocryophilus, the proteins below share one genomic window:
- a CDS encoding sensor histidine kinase codes for MLRLFMKEHAAFIVFQVVLVAFIMLLYWLDGFRNLDTAIYSFVISTVLVITFLSARFARRYQYYQRILSVPQNLEHMLQREGKSPEQVQNELYLQKLYRLYQHEVQSLYASQNRHLQFMNQWVHQMKTPISVMHLLLQEEKELDKNSVREEMERLKAGLDTVLMNARLDTFEQDMQIEQINLRSLVSEVATENKRLFISKRVYPEISISEDHVVATDQKWMKFIVGQFLTNAVKYTFEPNKKVYIAAKCSNGNTLLTIRDEGIGISSSDLPRVTKAFFTGENGRKIGESTGMGLYLAKEICGKLGHELTISSVQGEGTTVSVLFFNQDFVTQEEHDDSSGNR; via the coding sequence ATGCTGCGATTATTTATGAAAGAACATGCAGCATTTATCGTTTTCCAAGTTGTACTAGTGGCATTTATTATGTTGCTGTATTGGTTAGATGGTTTCCGAAACTTAGATACGGCAATTTATTCATTTGTCATTAGCACAGTGTTGGTGATTACATTCTTATCGGCGCGCTTTGCGAGACGGTATCAATATTACCAGCGAATTTTGTCGGTTCCGCAAAATTTGGAACATATGCTTCAGCGTGAAGGGAAATCACCCGAACAAGTACAAAACGAACTTTATTTGCAAAAATTATATCGCTTGTATCAGCATGAAGTGCAATCTTTATATGCATCTCAAAATCGTCATTTGCAATTTATGAATCAATGGGTTCATCAAATGAAAACGCCTATTTCGGTCATGCACTTATTGCTTCAAGAAGAAAAAGAACTGGATAAAAATAGCGTTCGCGAAGAAATGGAACGCTTAAAGGCAGGGCTGGATACGGTATTAATGAATGCTCGTCTAGACACTTTCGAGCAGGATATGCAAATCGAACAAATTAATTTGCGGTCTTTAGTCAGTGAAGTCGCGACAGAAAACAAACGACTATTTATTTCAAAGCGTGTCTATCCGGAAATTTCAATCAGCGAAGACCATGTTGTAGCCACAGATCAGAAGTGGATGAAATTTATCGTCGGACAATTTTTAACAAATGCAGTAAAATACACATTCGAACCAAACAAAAAAGTTTATATTGCTGCTAAATGTTCAAATGGCAATACATTGCTGACAATTCGGGACGAAGGAATCGGTATTTCGTCTTCAGATTTGCCCCGTGTAACAAAGGCTTTTTTTACAGGCGAAAACGGGCGAAAAATTGGAGAGTCAACAGGGATGGGCTTATACTTAGCAAAAGAAATTTGTGGCAAATTAGGTCACGAACTGACGATTTCTTCTGTTCAAGGAGAAGGGACAACCGTTTCTGTCTTATTCTTTAATCAAGATTTCGTAACACAGGAGGAACATGATGACAGTAGTGGAAATCGATGA
- a CDS encoding ABC transporter ATP-binding protein has translation MTVVEIDEVTKVYEGKVTHRAVNQLSFTVEKGEFLAVMGPSGSGKTTLLNLISTIDSLTSGEILIDGVNPHLLDKNELALFRRREMGFVFQDFNLLQMLTVEENLVLPLTLDYFPVDEMAKRVLVIAERLGLTSLLHKKPNEISGGEAQRTAIGRALIHQPAIILADEPTGNLDSKSSRDVLEILSHAAKEDETTIIMVTHDPIAASYCDRVLFIKDGEFFNEIYGDERRQTFYQRILNVLSLLGGSVNDVSTTRLP, from the coding sequence ATGACAGTAGTGGAAATCGATGAAGTAACAAAAGTGTATGAAGGAAAAGTGACACATCGGGCAGTCAATCAGCTAAGTTTCACTGTGGAAAAAGGAGAATTTCTAGCAGTGATGGGGCCATCCGGGAGTGGGAAAACGACTTTACTCAATTTGATTTCAACCATCGACTCATTAACTTCTGGCGAGATTTTGATTGATGGTGTCAATCCGCATTTACTGGACAAAAATGAGCTAGCCTTGTTTCGTAGAAGAGAAATGGGGTTTGTTTTTCAAGACTTTAATTTACTTCAAATGTTAACTGTAGAAGAAAACTTAGTGTTGCCGTTGACGCTCGATTATTTTCCTGTTGATGAAATGGCGAAACGTGTGCTGGTAATTGCGGAGCGTTTAGGGCTGACATCTCTTCTTCACAAGAAACCGAACGAAATTTCGGGTGGAGAAGCTCAGCGAACAGCGATTGGACGTGCCCTTATTCACCAGCCAGCGATTATTTTAGCGGATGAGCCGACAGGGAATTTGGACTCTAAATCTTCCCGTGATGTCCTTGAAATTCTATCTCATGCAGCCAAAGAAGATGAAACGACCATTATTATGGTAACGCATGATCCGATTGCAGCGAGTTATTGCGATCGTGTTCTTTTTATAAAAGACGGGGAATTTTTCAATGAAATCTATGGGGATGAACGACGACAGACTTTTTATCAGCGAATTTTGAATGTCCTGTCGTTGTTGGGAGGATCCGTAAATGACGTTTCGACAACTCGCTTACCATAA
- a CDS encoding lipoate--protein ligase, which translates to MYFVDNNGITDPRINLAIEEYLLKTMDVEKDPFLLFYINEPSIIIGKNQNTAEEINTDYVDSNGIHVVRRLSGGGAVYHDLGNLNYSFITVDDGESFRNFRKFTEPVVQALQSLGVNAELSGRNDLMAEGRKISGNAQFSTRGRMFSHGTLLFDTEIEAVVSALKVSKEKIESKGIKSIRSRVANISEFLKEPMSVENFRHAVLHSIFEGEENVRHYKLTEEDWTNIHELSTERYGNWDWNYGKSPKFNIKHSHRFPVGGIDVRLQVEKGIVQDAHIFGDFFGVGDISEVEQAIAGSKYERASLEEAIAEIDIPKLLGGITTEEFLKLIY; encoded by the coding sequence ATGTATTTCGTAGACAACAATGGCATCACAGACCCACGGATTAACTTAGCAATCGAAGAATATTTGTTGAAAACAATGGATGTTGAAAAAGATCCATTTCTTCTGTTTTATATCAATGAGCCATCTATCATCATCGGCAAAAACCAAAACACAGCTGAAGAGATTAATACTGATTATGTAGATTCAAATGGTATTCATGTAGTTCGTCGTTTGTCTGGCGGAGGAGCAGTTTATCACGATTTGGGCAATTTAAATTACAGTTTCATCACAGTAGATGATGGGGAAAGTTTCCGTAACTTCCGTAAATTCACTGAGCCTGTTGTGCAAGCTTTACAAAGCCTTGGCGTAAATGCGGAACTTTCTGGACGCAATGATTTAATGGCAGAAGGTCGGAAGATATCGGGGAATGCACAGTTCTCAACTAGAGGTCGCATGTTTAGTCATGGAACTTTATTGTTTGATACAGAAATCGAAGCTGTCGTATCTGCGTTAAAAGTAAGCAAAGAAAAAATTGAATCAAAAGGCATTAAGTCGATTCGCAGTCGTGTGGCGAACATTTCTGAGTTTTTAAAAGAGCCTATGTCTGTGGAGAATTTCCGACATGCAGTTTTACACTCCATCTTCGAAGGTGAAGAAAATGTCCGTCATTATAAACTGACAGAAGAAGATTGGACAAATATTCACGAATTATCAACTGAACGTTATGGCAACTGGGATTGGAATTACGGCAAGTCTCCTAAATTCAATATTAAACATTCTCATCGCTTTCCGGTCGGCGGCATCGATGTCCGCTTACAAGTAGAGAAAGGGATTGTTCAAGACGCTCATATTTTTGGAGACTTTTTCGGTGTTGGAGATATATCTGAAGTCGAGCAAGCAATTGCTGGTTCAAAATACGAACGTGCTTCTTTAGAGGAAGCCATTGCAGAAATTGACATACCGAAACTTCTTGGTGGGATTACGACAGAAGAATTTTTGAAATTAATTTATTAA
- a CDS encoding ABC transporter permease, protein MTFRQLAYHNVFRNRRNYAAFFLASVFSVMVFFVCSMFIFHPLFEKDALQLLAIRGMMIAEVVLYIFTLFFLFYSMSAFLQARSKEFGVLMHLGMTKKQLNKLIFFEMLIIGTVSTVTGTVFGFAFSKFFFMVGREIMELDTLPLYVSWEPFLLTIVAFASLFIIISFVSVGFIRTKRVIDLLRGFWRVEEETKSSTMLAIMGIVFLTVAYIFAVNVSDETVYYIIFIVPPLATFGTYLFFTHTLSFLLSLCKRKKKVYWKKTRLVSLAEASVKLKDSAQMFFIVTIVSTIAFLTVGTLASFMSYTGDFRESNPLGLIYISFDGNEQEAEHIERLTSQLTSEQLSYDLVELTVKRQTSEASGNDVDILSLSEFNRLATALDFEPAQLVQGEGMFVPFSLDSAKELENVSVDTSLIENDVSLSIRSTYPHVVFPIHTLNINTIVVSDADYEAINQPLLGYKVGSSDFTYYAFDILNWTETMNIGNRLTDRMYEAVEKTDFNGIDYFFENPGADYRWFKSSFALLLFIGVMVAAVFLLAAGSFIYFKLYTGLERDRKQYKLLTRMGMTDKELGKIVNRQLIPQFFLPWIIALLHSAFAFISLQVVWDEFAELSILGEMAIVLGGFTIAQILYFFLIRWRYVAHLQAP, encoded by the coding sequence ATGACGTTTCGACAACTCGCTTACCATAATGTTTTTCGCAATCGAAGAAACTATGCGGCTTTCTTTTTAGCTAGTGTTTTTTCGGTCATGGTGTTTTTTGTATGCTCAATGTTTATTTTTCATCCGTTATTTGAAAAAGATGCATTGCAGCTATTAGCCATACGAGGAATGATGATTGCGGAAGTGGTTTTGTACATTTTCACATTGTTTTTTTTATTTTATTCAATGAGTGCATTTTTGCAAGCTCGATCGAAAGAATTCGGTGTATTAATGCATTTAGGAATGACAAAAAAACAATTGAACAAATTGATCTTTTTTGAAATGCTGATTATCGGTACAGTTTCTACTGTGACAGGCACTGTATTTGGTTTTGCTTTTTCTAAATTCTTTTTCATGGTTGGACGAGAAATTATGGAGCTGGACACGTTGCCACTATATGTTTCTTGGGAACCTTTTTTGCTAACAATAGTGGCGTTTGCTAGCTTATTTATCATCATCTCATTTGTTAGTGTAGGATTTATCCGTACGAAACGAGTGATTGATTTACTCCGAGGTTTTTGGAGAGTTGAAGAAGAAACAAAATCATCTACAATGCTCGCGATTATGGGAATTGTCTTTTTAACAGTCGCTTACATATTCGCTGTAAATGTATCAGATGAGACGGTGTATTATATTATTTTTATCGTTCCCCCATTGGCTACGTTCGGTACTTATTTATTTTTTACTCATACGCTTAGTTTCTTATTGAGTTTATGTAAACGAAAAAAGAAAGTGTACTGGAAAAAAACACGTTTAGTTTCATTGGCCGAAGCATCGGTGAAATTAAAAGATAGTGCGCAAATGTTTTTTATCGTTACAATCGTGTCCACAATCGCTTTTTTAACAGTCGGAACATTAGCGTCTTTCATGTCGTATACAGGTGATTTCCGAGAATCAAATCCGCTTGGGCTTATTTATATTTCATTTGATGGCAATGAGCAAGAAGCAGAACATATCGAACGGCTCACAAGTCAATTAACAAGCGAACAGTTATCCTATGATTTAGTTGAATTGACGGTGAAACGCCAAACTTCTGAAGCATCTGGAAACGATGTCGATATTTTATCCCTATCAGAATTTAATCGGTTAGCTACTGCGCTCGATTTTGAACCGGCACAATTAGTACAAGGAGAAGGCATGTTTGTGCCATTTTCATTAGACTCGGCAAAAGAGTTGGAAAATGTGAGTGTCGATACATCGCTTATTGAAAATGATGTGTCGTTATCCATTCGATCCACTTATCCGCATGTCGTCTTTCCTATTCATACGTTAAATATCAATACAATTGTAGTAAGTGATGCAGATTATGAAGCGATCAATCAACCGCTTCTCGGATATAAAGTTGGAAGCTCAGATTTTACTTATTATGCGTTTGATATATTAAATTGGACCGAAACGATGAATATTGGCAACCGCTTAACAGACAGGATGTATGAAGCTGTAGAGAAAACGGATTTCAATGGAATCGATTATTTTTTTGAAAATCCAGGTGCAGATTATCGCTGGTTTAAATCATCATTTGCGCTGTTATTATTTATCGGTGTTATGGTAGCTGCGGTCTTCTTATTAGCAGCCGGAAGCTTTATTTATTTTAAATTGTATACAGGTTTAGAGAGAGACCGAAAGCAATACAAGCTGTTGACACGTATGGGAATGACAGACAAAGAATTGGGGAAAATCGTTAACCGTCAACTAATTCCACAATTCTTTCTGCCATGGATAATTGCATTGCTGCATAGTGCTTTTGCTTTTATCTCTTTACAAGTTGTCTGGGATGAATTTGCTGAGCTGTCGATTCTCGGTGAAATGGCAATAGTATTGGGTGGCTTTACCATTGCACAAATTTTATATTTTTTCTTAATACGCTGGCGCTACGTCGCCCATTTACAGGCACCGTAA
- the hemH gene encoding ferrochelatase produces MLKKKMGLLVMAYGTPYSEEDIERYYTHIRRGRKPSEESLEDLKSRYKAIGGISPLAKITLDQANGLCDRLNEVQDDIEFTMYLGLKHIEPFVEDGVEEMKKDGITEAVSIVLAPHFSTFSVKSYNGRAAEAAEKAGISLTSVESWYKEPKFIQYWTEKVNAAFAEMSEEERAKSCLIVSAHSLPEKIIANGDPYPDQLKETAEMIQQATGVENVEVGWQSAGQTGEPWIGPDVQDLTRDLFEQKGYTSFVYTPVGFVTDHLEVLFDNDYECKVVCDDIGATYRRPEMPNVQPLFIDALTDVVLRELA; encoded by the coding sequence ATGTTGAAGAAGAAAATGGGATTATTAGTTATGGCATATGGTACGCCATACTCAGAAGAAGATATTGAACGTTATTATACACATATTCGTCGTGGGCGTAAGCCGAGTGAAGAAAGTCTTGAAGACTTAAAGAGCCGCTACAAAGCAATTGGTGGTATTTCGCCACTTGCGAAAATTACATTAGACCAAGCAAATGGTCTATGTGATCGTTTAAATGAAGTTCAAGATGACATTGAATTCACTATGTACCTTGGTCTCAAGCACATCGAGCCGTTTGTAGAAGACGGCGTTGAAGAAATGAAAAAAGATGGTATTACAGAAGCGGTTTCAATCGTTTTAGCACCGCATTTCTCAACTTTTTCTGTAAAATCCTATAATGGACGCGCAGCAGAAGCGGCTGAAAAAGCAGGCATTTCGTTAACTTCGGTTGAAAGCTGGTACAAAGAACCGAAATTCATCCAATACTGGACTGAAAAAGTAAATGCAGCATTTGCTGAAATGTCAGAAGAAGAACGCGCGAAATCATGCTTAATCGTATCTGCACATTCATTGCCAGAGAAGATTATTGCAAATGGAGACCCATACCCAGACCAATTAAAAGAAACGGCTGAAATGATTCAACAAGCGACAGGCGTTGAAAACGTAGAAGTCGGCTGGCAAAGTGCTGGGCAAACAGGTGAACCGTGGATTGGACCAGATGTTCAAGACTTAACACGTGATTTGTTTGAACAAAAAGGCTATACATCTTTTGTTTACACCCCAGTTGGATTTGTAACAGATCATTTAGAAGTTCTTTTTGATAATGATTACGAATGTAAAGTAGTGTGCGATGACATCGGGGCAACTTACCGTCGTCCAGAAATGCCAAACGTACAGCCATTATTTATCGATGCATTAACTGATGTAGTTTTGCGTGAGTTAGCTTAA
- a CDS encoding FixH family protein, producing MKKLAWLGLPLLLLAACGSGEAESSGTGPQVEEVMVAFNTGTQAEPAQDIVLSVTVTQADEAVEDADEVVYEVWQSGDRNNSEMIPAEHTENGIYEAQTSFKEEGLYYMQAHTTARSLHVMPKQEITVGDPDPASIVSDDSDDAQGMDKMEDHSGH from the coding sequence ATGAAAAAACTTGCATGGCTTGGATTGCCATTATTACTACTAGCTGCCTGTGGATCAGGAGAAGCAGAATCTTCTGGTACAGGTCCTCAAGTAGAAGAAGTAATGGTAGCATTTAATACAGGCACACAGGCAGAGCCGGCCCAAGATATCGTCTTATCCGTTACAGTGACGCAAGCCGATGAAGCTGTGGAAGACGCAGATGAAGTTGTTTATGAAGTATGGCAATCAGGTGATCGCAATAATAGCGAGATGATTCCAGCGGAGCACACGGAAAATGGTATTTATGAAGCACAAACGAGTTTTAAAGAAGAAGGTTTGTATTATATGCAAGCACACACGACAGCGCGTTCGTTACATGTAATGCCAAAACAAGAAATAACCGTTGGCGATCCTGATCCAGCCTCAATCGTTTCTGATGACAGTGATGATGCACAAGGTATGGATAAAATGGAAGACCATTCCGGACATTAA
- the yhfH gene encoding protein YhfH — MIENVVEFFKNLPPKQCVSCGEKMEEQHECYGTQCDSCNNL, encoded by the coding sequence ATGATTGAAAACGTAGTTGAATTTTTCAAGAACTTGCCCCCGAAACAGTGCGTGTCATGTGGAGAAAAAATGGAAGAGCAGCATGAATGTTATGGTACTCAATGTGATTCTTGCAATAATTTATAA
- a CDS encoding response regulator transcription factor has product MERKRKGGIIVAIQRIFIVEDDLKIAELLAETLRKYHYEVETAKDFDQIIEEFEAFDPHLILLDINLPSYDGYYWCRQLRQQTTCPIIFISARSGEMDQVFALENGGDDFITKPFHYEIVLAKIRSHLRRAYGEYAPKQEERSIRAGRIILYMERMELHVKKEIIPLQKKECTILELLLTHYPKVVSREQLLEELWDDQAFVDENTLNVNMTRVRKKLSDYDVLSAIETVRGAGYRLLLHEEEA; this is encoded by the coding sequence ATGGAAAGAAAAAGGAAAGGGGGAATCATTGTGGCTATTCAACGAATCTTCATTGTAGAAGATGATTTGAAAATTGCAGAGTTGTTGGCTGAAACTTTAAGAAAATACCATTACGAAGTAGAGACCGCAAAAGATTTTGATCAAATCATCGAAGAATTCGAAGCTTTTGATCCCCATTTGATTTTACTTGATATTAACTTGCCGTCTTATGATGGCTATTATTGGTGCCGGCAACTTAGGCAGCAAACCACTTGTCCGATTATTTTCATCTCAGCTCGTTCGGGTGAAATGGACCAAGTCTTTGCTTTAGAAAATGGAGGGGATGATTTTATTACGAAACCTTTCCATTATGAAATCGTCCTTGCAAAAATAAGAAGCCATTTGCGAAGAGCTTATGGTGAATATGCACCAAAACAAGAAGAGCGGTCAATTAGGGCCGGACGTATTATTTTATACATGGAACGGATGGAATTACACGTCAAAAAAGAAATCATCCCATTGCAAAAAAAGGAATGCACGATTTTAGAGCTGTTGCTGACTCATTATCCGAAAGTAGTATCGCGTGAGCAGTTACTAGAGGAATTATGGGACGACCAAGCCTTTGTAGATGAAAATACGTTAAATGTTAATATGACACGAGTCCGGAAAAAATTGTCCGATTATGATGTGTTGTCTGCTATTGAAACTGTAAGAGGAGCCGGATACCGTCTTTTACTTCATGAGGAGGAAGCTTAA